In Vibrio japonicus, one DNA window encodes the following:
- a CDS encoding hybrid sensor histidine kinase/response regulator, translated as MQGWLVILVLLMYLGLLFLIAWHGDKHTRWLAKWRPWIYSLSIAVYCTSWTFYGTVGQASNNPWSFLPIYLAPIIVFTIGWRILARLIITAKREHITSIADFIAARYGKSQGLAVVVTLIAVAGILPYIALQLRGITMGLEIIAPELTSNHSYDVSWFVVGALAIFTMLFGTRHIDNTEHHRGMMMAIAFESIVKLVAFLVVGCFIIYLAVGSRDIELMEIAAQTYESPNVPTLIIHTFLTMMAIVCLPRQFHTMVVENERAQDLHTARWLFPLYLVLMGIFILPIAWVGESVLSGTSPDTFVISLPMHVGATDIALLAFLGGTSAASGMVIVSTIALAIMVSNDLVMPLVLRRMRLTQRSHRHFSGLLLNVRRGLIVLLLLGAWGFYQALGTIHSLSAIGFLSFAAITQFAPAIIGGMYWRQGNRKGAYVGLAFGFTIWLITLMSQTDMLAGDASTNFLLWLVTPPDYLEAAGIQSSDWGIVLSIVGNAVCYILVSMLTRASLSERLQSASFIGIPLPENENMSLYQSRVTVGELEMLASRFVGRQRVRNAFKQYWAQQHDTMMPNQQAPSTLIRHTERVLAGVFGAASAKLVLTSALQGRNMQLEEVATIVDEASELYDFSRGLLQGAIEHIGQGIAVVDKQLRLVAWNQRYLELFSFPVGLIQVGRPIEDVIRHNAQQGLCGPGDPEKHVRRRIFHLEQGTRHTSSRARPDGRVIEVQGNPMPGGGFVMSFTDITVFRDAERALKDANETLEERVQARTQELEKLNKQLVSATQKSERESQSKSRFLAAVSHDLMQPLNAARLFASSLSEVAKEEETKQLSRHIESALEAAEDLIGDLLDISRLESGKLDVNIHSFAINDVLSNLNAEFSALAKQQGIQFEMVPSSLIVQSDPKLLRRVVQNFLTNAFRYNPRGKVVVGVRRLGGQARIDVWDNGAGIDEDKQQEIFEEFNRGSQVRSDQGLGLGLAISKGIAHVLGHQISMRSWPGEGSVFSITLKRSEKAQAQPQVVPVSSVSELGHLNVLCVDNEPDILVGMENLLTRWGCDVRIATDIVESLRSIDEEWHPDVILSDYRLDDGRTGLEVLQQCRLRLGDSFKGVIISADRTSDMMDGIKSNGFSFIPKPVKPLKLRAILNSV; from the coding sequence ATGCAAGGTTGGCTGGTAATCTTGGTGCTGCTGATGTACCTCGGACTACTGTTTCTTATTGCTTGGCATGGTGATAAGCACACTAGGTGGTTGGCAAAATGGCGACCTTGGATCTACAGCTTATCCATTGCGGTGTATTGTACGTCTTGGACATTTTATGGAACCGTGGGGCAGGCGAGTAACAACCCATGGTCGTTCTTACCCATTTACCTTGCACCGATAATTGTCTTTACGATTGGTTGGCGAATACTGGCTCGCTTGATCATTACCGCAAAGCGAGAACACATCACGTCCATCGCTGACTTTATTGCTGCGAGATACGGTAAGTCTCAAGGCTTGGCGGTCGTGGTGACGTTAATCGCGGTCGCTGGCATCCTGCCTTACATTGCGTTGCAGCTGCGCGGCATCACCATGGGGCTGGAGATCATTGCTCCAGAACTGACCAGCAACCACAGTTATGACGTATCTTGGTTTGTTGTCGGCGCGTTAGCCATTTTTACAATGTTGTTTGGTACTCGTCATATTGATAACACCGAACATCACCGCGGCATGATGATGGCAATCGCCTTTGAATCCATCGTCAAGTTAGTCGCATTTTTGGTTGTCGGGTGTTTCATTATTTATCTCGCAGTGGGTAGTCGAGATATCGAACTTATGGAAATCGCCGCGCAAACTTACGAATCTCCCAACGTACCTACGCTCATTATCCATACATTTCTAACGATGATGGCGATCGTCTGTTTGCCGCGTCAGTTCCATACCATGGTGGTGGAAAATGAGCGAGCTCAGGATCTTCATACCGCCCGTTGGCTGTTTCCACTCTATTTAGTTTTGATGGGGATTTTTATACTCCCTATTGCGTGGGTGGGAGAAAGTGTACTCAGTGGGACAAGCCCAGACACCTTTGTTATCAGTTTACCTATGCATGTAGGCGCTACAGACATTGCGTTGCTTGCCTTCTTAGGAGGGACCTCGGCGGCAAGTGGCATGGTAATAGTATCGACCATTGCGCTGGCGATCATGGTGTCGAATGACTTAGTCATGCCTCTTGTTTTGCGCAGAATGCGTTTGACTCAGCGTAGCCATCGCCACTTTTCTGGATTGCTCTTGAATGTTCGCCGCGGCCTAATCGTGCTTTTATTGCTGGGGGCGTGGGGCTTTTATCAAGCACTGGGTACGATTCATTCGTTATCCGCGATAGGTTTTCTCTCGTTTGCCGCTATCACCCAGTTTGCTCCGGCTATTATCGGTGGTATGTATTGGCGACAAGGTAACCGTAAAGGGGCCTATGTCGGGTTGGCATTTGGCTTCACGATCTGGTTAATCACCTTGATGAGCCAAACCGATATGCTTGCAGGAGACGCCAGCACTAACTTCCTATTGTGGCTAGTGACGCCGCCTGACTATCTAGAAGCTGCCGGTATTCAGAGTTCAGATTGGGGCATCGTGCTTAGCATAGTAGGTAATGCCGTTTGTTACATATTGGTTTCCATGCTGACACGAGCGAGCCTGAGCGAACGTCTTCAATCCGCATCGTTTATTGGTATCCCTTTGCCAGAAAACGAAAACATGAGTTTGTACCAAAGCCGAGTCACGGTGGGGGAGTTGGAAATGTTAGCTTCCCGCTTTGTCGGACGGCAACGGGTACGCAATGCGTTTAAGCAGTATTGGGCACAGCAGCACGATACGATGATGCCGAACCAACAAGCGCCTTCGACCTTGATTCGTCATACCGAGCGAGTCTTGGCGGGCGTATTTGGTGCTGCTTCTGCCAAGCTGGTTCTGACATCGGCGCTGCAAGGGCGGAACATGCAACTCGAAGAGGTCGCGACCATTGTGGATGAGGCCTCTGAGTTGTATGACTTTAGTCGAGGCTTGTTGCAAGGCGCGATTGAACATATTGGTCAAGGTATTGCGGTGGTTGATAAGCAGCTCCGGCTGGTGGCGTGGAACCAACGTTATCTGGAGTTGTTTTCCTTCCCCGTTGGTCTTATTCAAGTCGGAAGACCAATTGAAGATGTGATACGACATAACGCGCAGCAAGGCTTATGTGGCCCTGGCGATCCAGAAAAGCATGTCCGTCGCCGCATCTTCCACTTAGAGCAGGGAACGCGACATACTTCCTCTCGCGCTCGCCCTGATGGACGGGTGATTGAAGTTCAAGGGAATCCGATGCCGGGTGGTGGCTTTGTGATGAGCTTTACGGATATCACGGTGTTTAGAGATGCGGAACGTGCATTGAAAGATGCCAATGAAACTTTGGAAGAACGCGTACAGGCCCGTACGCAAGAGTTGGAAAAACTGAACAAACAATTGGTGTCTGCCACTCAGAAGTCCGAACGAGAATCGCAATCCAAATCGCGTTTCTTGGCGGCGGTGAGCCACGATTTGATGCAGCCACTTAATGCTGCAAGGCTGTTTGCCTCTTCGCTGTCAGAGGTGGCAAAAGAGGAAGAAACCAAACAGCTTTCACGGCATATCGAAAGTGCGTTGGAGGCAGCGGAAGACTTGATTGGTGACTTGCTGGATATTTCTCGCCTCGAATCGGGCAAGCTTGATGTGAATATCCATAGCTTTGCGATCAACGATGTTTTGTCCAACTTGAACGCAGAATTCAGCGCGTTAGCCAAACAGCAAGGTATTCAGTTTGAGATGGTGCCGAGCAGCCTGATTGTTCAGTCTGACCCTAAATTGCTGCGCCGTGTGGTGCAAAACTTTTTGACCAACGCCTTTCGCTATAACCCACGAGGTAAAGTGGTGGTGGGTGTGCGTCGTTTAGGTGGGCAAGCGCGGATTGATGTCTGGGATAATGGGGCAGGGATCGACGAAGATAAGCAGCAGGAAATCTTTGAAGAGTTTAACCGAGGAAGCCAAGTACGATCTGACCAAGGTCTTGGACTTGGGCTCGCGATATCTAAAGGGATCGCGCATGTATTAGGTCACCAGATCTCGATGCGTTCTTGGCCGGGAGAAGGCAGCGTGTTTTCTATTACCTTGAAGCGAAGTGAGAAAGCGCAAGCTCAGCCGCAGGTTGTTCCGGTAAGCAGTGTGTCTGAATTAGGTCACCTAAATGTACTTTGTGTCGATAATGAACCAGACATACTGGTTGGGATGGAAAATCTTCTGACACGTTGGGGATGTGACGTGCGGATAGCCACAGATATTGTCGAGAGCTTAAGGTCGATTGATGAGGAATGGCATCCAGATGTGATCTTATCAGACTATCGCCTTGATGACGGACGAACAGGTCTAGAAGTACTTCAGCAGTGCCGCTTACGTTTAGGGGATAGTTTCAAAGGGGTCATCATCAGTGCCGACCGAACCAGCGATATGATGGATGGCATCAAATCAAATGGGTTTAGTTTTATCCCTAAACCGGTCAAACCGCTGAAACTCCGGGCTATCCTAAACAGTGTGTAA
- a CDS encoding 3-phenylpropionate MFS transporter, translated as MLTPSPYGWISQYFAGFFFAYGVYLPFWALWFEEQGVSPTDIGLLVGIGFATRCVANMILTPRIHKVEHLMPALRWLSFAALLFVAFHFFTGGNFWLMALATILFNLCCGPIIPISDAMANYYSRLKMLDYGRARLWGSVAFIAGSTVVGFLVAKYGSDMIIYTALAGVFASLLFSMRKTNPMPVTTVEAHTERPKLSELLREKPVVKFLVLVALIQGSHAAYYSFSSIYWKEAGHSEDIIGYLWSLGVAAEVAVFALSKRLFSGWSLRTLFVVASLGVIARWGLTASTTAIAALVMIQLLHGVTFAMAHIATIQYIQHSEQHKIVALQALYNAIPLGAFIALMTTLSGWGYENWGANVFWAMALMGVLALFIQVEPKREPRQKVMKAEPQN; from the coding sequence ATGCTTACTCCGTCTCCCTATGGATGGATCTCCCAATATTTCGCAGGATTTTTCTTCGCTTACGGCGTTTATTTGCCTTTCTGGGCTCTTTGGTTTGAAGAGCAAGGTGTCTCTCCTACAGATATTGGTTTGCTTGTCGGTATTGGTTTTGCGACCCGCTGCGTTGCGAATATGATTCTGACGCCTCGAATTCACAAAGTAGAACATCTCATGCCAGCGCTGCGTTGGCTCAGTTTTGCCGCGCTACTCTTTGTTGCGTTTCACTTTTTCACTGGCGGCAACTTCTGGTTGATGGCATTAGCGACCATCTTATTTAACTTGTGTTGTGGCCCTATCATTCCTATCTCTGACGCCATGGCGAACTACTACTCCCGCCTTAAAATGTTGGATTACGGTAGAGCACGTTTGTGGGGTTCGGTCGCATTTATCGCAGGCTCTACGGTTGTCGGCTTCTTAGTGGCGAAATATGGCTCTGATATGATCATCTATACGGCGCTAGCGGGTGTGTTTGCTTCTCTGTTGTTTAGTATGCGTAAGACGAACCCGATGCCAGTCACGACGGTTGAAGCGCATACCGAAAGACCAAAGCTGTCTGAACTACTTAGAGAAAAACCCGTGGTGAAGTTCTTGGTTTTAGTGGCACTTATTCAAGGTAGTCATGCCGCTTATTACAGTTTTAGTTCTATCTATTGGAAAGAAGCGGGTCACTCAGAAGACATTATCGGTTATTTGTGGAGTTTGGGGGTTGCGGCGGAAGTGGCTGTATTTGCACTGAGCAAGCGACTATTTTCAGGCTGGTCACTGCGTACGTTGTTTGTTGTGGCATCGCTGGGTGTGATTGCTCGCTGGGGATTGACGGCGTCTACGACTGCGATTGCTGCATTGGTCATGATCCAGCTCTTGCATGGCGTGACATTTGCGATGGCGCACATTGCGACCATTCAGTACATCCAACACTCTGAACAACATAAGATCGTGGCTCTGCAAGCGCTTTATAACGCGATTCCGCTTGGCGCATTCATCGCTCTGATGACGACTCTAAGTGGTTGGGGATATGAAAACTGGGGCGCGAACGTGTTTTGGGCGATGGCGTTGATGGGCGTGCTGGCTCTCTTTATTCAAGTTGAGCCCAAGCGTGAACCTAGACAGAAGGTTATGAAAGCTGAACCACAGAATTAG
- a CDS encoding DUF294 nucleotidyltransferase-like domain-containing protein, which translates to MPDKFNMHAPPFDCLDDEQQYRLRSSLDVAYFRDKETVLTAGKESEHLLVLIKGAVEERSQDGSEIFAHYANDDLFDVRALFEGKTRHTYVALEDTLAYLLPQSVFLDLYNENGQFAAYFDNNLAKRQELIEAAQQQQNLAEFILTKVDKDIYHPAMILQPDQPLNEVTKTLKSNGIDSALVRLDDNDARLQDAPHELPYGIITRTNMLHAVMLDDHPLDTPVGKIATFPVIHVDDGDFLFNAMIKMTRNRMKRVMVADGKDAVGMLDMTQILSAFSTHSHVITLSIARSSSIEELAIASNRQRQLVDSLLNNGIRTRFIMELISAVNEQIIEKAFELVVPPALHDHCCLVVLGSEGRGEQILKTDQDNALIVKDGLHWHQCESVMEKFTHTLQQLGYPLCPGNVMVNNPKWVKNQSEWKKTITQWAKATSSEQIMDLAIFTDAHAVAGNTALLEPVREHLGKLMLNNMLALQDFCRPALQFSLPLTLFGNVKSDKEGIDLKSGGIFPIVHGIRTLALEYGIEDNNTFERIESLRKRKILEPETADNLTEALKLFFKLRLVQQLANQHSHNKIDLKQLDRTERDLLRHSLHVVKKFKQFLGYHYQIRD; encoded by the coding sequence ATGCCTGACAAATTTAACATGCACGCGCCCCCTTTTGATTGCTTGGACGATGAGCAGCAGTACAGGCTCCGTTCTTCGTTGGATGTCGCCTATTTTCGGGATAAAGAGACCGTATTAACCGCAGGTAAAGAGAGCGAGCATCTGCTGGTGCTGATCAAAGGTGCGGTGGAAGAGCGTTCACAAGATGGTTCAGAGATCTTTGCCCATTACGCCAATGATGATCTATTTGATGTGCGAGCACTGTTTGAAGGCAAAACACGACACACCTATGTGGCGCTCGAAGACACTCTCGCCTATTTACTTCCCCAATCTGTCTTCTTGGATCTCTACAACGAAAATGGCCAATTCGCAGCCTACTTTGATAACAATTTAGCCAAACGTCAGGAGCTAATAGAAGCGGCGCAACAGCAGCAAAACCTAGCGGAATTCATTCTGACTAAAGTCGATAAAGACATCTATCACCCAGCGATGATCCTACAACCCGACCAACCGCTGAACGAAGTCACGAAAACACTAAAATCTAACGGTATTGATTCCGCATTAGTCAGGCTGGATGACAACGACGCTCGTCTCCAAGATGCCCCTCATGAACTGCCTTACGGCATCATCACTCGAACCAATATGCTGCATGCCGTGATGTTAGATGACCACCCGCTCGATACGCCCGTTGGCAAAATTGCAACGTTTCCCGTGATTCACGTCGACGACGGGGATTTCTTGTTTAATGCGATGATCAAAATGACGCGCAACCGTATGAAGCGTGTCATGGTTGCAGATGGAAAAGACGCGGTAGGCATGCTGGATATGACTCAAATCCTAAGTGCCTTCTCGACACACTCTCATGTTATCACTCTCAGCATTGCCCGCTCATCAAGCATAGAAGAGTTGGCTATCGCCTCGAATCGACAACGTCAGTTGGTCGACTCACTCTTAAACAATGGGATTCGCACTCGATTCATCATGGAGCTTATCTCTGCGGTTAATGAACAGATCATCGAAAAAGCGTTTGAATTGGTTGTCCCACCCGCGCTTCACGATCATTGCTGTCTCGTGGTTCTGGGGTCTGAAGGTCGTGGAGAGCAAATACTAAAAACCGACCAAGACAACGCACTGATCGTGAAAGACGGACTTCACTGGCATCAATGCGAATCGGTCATGGAAAAGTTCACCCATACGTTACAGCAACTTGGTTACCCTCTTTGCCCCGGCAACGTCATGGTGAACAATCCAAAATGGGTCAAAAACCAATCAGAATGGAAAAAAACCATTACCCAATGGGCCAAAGCAACCTCTTCCGAACAAATCATGGATCTGGCGATTTTCACCGATGCCCATGCAGTGGCAGGCAACACCGCATTGCTTGAACCCGTTAGGGAACACTTGGGTAAACTGATGCTCAATAACATGCTGGCGTTGCAAGACTTTTGTCGCCCGGCCCTCCAATTCAGCCTTCCATTGACTCTGTTTGGCAACGTAAAAAGCGACAAAGAAGGTATTGACCTAAAAAGTGGCGGTATCTTTCCAATCGTCCATGGAATAAGAACGTTGGCGCTCGAGTATGGTATCGAAGACAACAATACCTTTGAGCGTATCGAGAGCTTGCGAAAACGGAAAATACTCGAGCCAGAAACGGCAGACAATCTAACAGAAGCGCTCAAGCTGTTTTTCAAATTACGCCTCGTACAGCAGCTGGCCAATCAACATAGCCATAATAAGATTGACTTAAAGCAGCTCGACAGAACAGAACGAGATCTTCTGCGACATAGCCTCCATGTCGTGAAAAAATTCAAACAATTCCTTGGCTATCACTACCAGATCCGAGACTGA
- a CDS encoding 3'-5' exonuclease has translation MNALQRLYWYYKLKGSPYRPLFASVQKSEYVSLDCETTSLDPNRAELVTIAATKIIDNRIITSNPFEVRLRAPQSLDSSSIKIHQIRHQDLADGIDEKQALIRLLNFIGNRPLVGYHIRYDKKILDLACKRHLGFPLPNPLIEVSQIYHDKLERHLPNAYFDLSLDAICKHLDLPQQHNKHDALQDAISAALVYVRLTKGDLPSLNLPYSR, from the coding sequence ATGAACGCACTTCAACGATTGTACTGGTATTACAAGCTGAAAGGTTCACCCTATCGGCCTCTGTTCGCTTCTGTGCAAAAATCGGAGTACGTGTCACTGGACTGTGAAACCACCAGCTTGGACCCAAATAGGGCTGAGCTGGTGACCATTGCAGCCACTAAGATTATCGACAATCGAATCATCACCAGCAATCCATTTGAAGTGAGGCTGAGAGCACCACAATCTTTGGACTCTAGTTCAATTAAAATCCACCAAATACGCCATCAAGACCTCGCCGATGGCATTGATGAAAAACAAGCTCTGATCAGGCTGCTCAACTTCATTGGTAATCGTCCTTTGGTGGGCTATCACATTCGCTATGACAAGAAGATCCTTGACTTAGCGTGTAAAAGACACCTTGGCTTCCCATTGCCAAATCCTCTCATTGAAGTCAGCCAGATCTATCATGACAAACTAGAGCGCCACCTCCCTAACGCCTACTTTGATTTGAGCCTAGATGCGATCTGTAAACACCTCGATCTACCACAGCAACACAACAAGCATGACGCCTTACAAGATGCGATTTCAGCGGCTCTCGTCTACGTCCGCCTAACAAAAGGTGATCTGCCTAGCTTAAATTTGCCTTATTCACGTTAG
- the acs gene encoding acetate--CoA ligase: MSEAHIYPVKENIKANTHADNDTYLAMYEQSVKNPEGFWSEHGKIVDWIKPFTKVKSTSFDTGHVDIRWFEDGTLNVSANCIDRHLAERGDEVAIIWEGDDPSDDKTLTFNELHKEVCRFSNALKEQGVRKGDVVCLYMPMVPEAAVAMLACTRIGAVHTVVFGGFSPEALSGRIIDSDAKIVITADEGLRGGRAVPLKKNVDEALTNPEVKTINKVIVLQRTGGDVEWHEHRDVWWHEATANVSDNCPPEEMKAEDPLFILYTSGSTGKPKGVLHTTGGYLVYATMTFKYVFDYQPGDTFWCTADVGWITGHTYLIYGPLANGAKTILFEGVPTYPSTARMSEVVDKHQVSILYTAPTAIRALMAKGDEAIQGTSRQSLRVMGSVGEPINPEAWEWYYKTIGEEKSPIVDTWWQTETGGILITPLPGATELKPGSATRPFFGVQPALVDNMGNVIDGATEGNLVILDSWPGQMRTVYGDHDRFEQTYFSTFKGMYFTGDGARRDEDGYYWITGRVDDVLNVSGHRMGTAEIESALVAHHKIAEAAIVGIPHDIKGQAIYAYITLNDGEFPSAELHKEVKDWVRKEIGPIATPDVLHWTDSLPKTRSGKIMRRILRKIATGDTSNLGDTSTLADPSVVDKLIAEKAELV; encoded by the coding sequence ATGAGTGAAGCCCATATTTATCCGGTAAAAGAGAACATCAAAGCAAACACGCACGCGGATAATGACACCTACCTAGCCATGTACGAGCAGTCTGTGAAAAACCCAGAAGGATTCTGGAGCGAGCACGGAAAGATTGTTGATTGGATCAAGCCGTTCACTAAAGTGAAAAGCACTTCATTTGACACTGGCCACGTTGATATTCGCTGGTTCGAAGATGGCACACTCAACGTTTCTGCAAACTGTATCGACCGTCATCTAGCAGAGCGCGGTGACGAAGTTGCTATCATTTGGGAAGGCGACGACCCATCAGACGACAAAACACTGACTTTCAACGAACTGCACAAAGAAGTGTGCCGTTTCTCTAACGCGCTGAAAGAGCAAGGCGTACGCAAAGGCGATGTGGTTTGTCTATATATGCCAATGGTACCGGAAGCGGCTGTCGCTATGCTGGCATGTACCCGTATCGGTGCGGTTCACACGGTCGTGTTCGGTGGTTTCTCACCAGAAGCGCTTTCAGGCCGTATCATTGACTCAGATGCAAAAATTGTTATCACTGCAGACGAAGGTCTACGTGGTGGTCGCGCAGTTCCACTGAAGAAAAACGTCGATGAAGCACTGACCAACCCAGAAGTAAAAACCATTAATAAAGTAATCGTTCTTCAGCGCACTGGTGGTGATGTTGAGTGGCACGAGCACCGCGATGTTTGGTGGCACGAAGCAACTGCAAACGTATCTGACAACTGCCCACCAGAAGAAATGAAAGCAGAAGATCCGCTATTCATTCTTTACACCTCTGGGTCTACTGGTAAGCCAAAAGGTGTTCTACACACCACAGGTGGCTACCTAGTGTACGCTACCATGACCTTTAAGTACGTATTTGACTACCAACCAGGTGACACCTTCTGGTGTACTGCGGATGTGGGTTGGATTACTGGTCACACATACCTGATTTACGGTCCACTAGCGAACGGCGCGAAAACGATTCTGTTTGAAGGTGTGCCAACTTACCCTTCAACAGCTCGCATGAGTGAAGTCGTCGACAAACACCAAGTCAGCATTCTTTACACTGCACCAACAGCGATTCGTGCATTAATGGCAAAAGGTGACGAAGCTATTCAAGGCACCTCACGTCAAAGCCTACGCGTGATGGGCTCGGTAGGTGAGCCAATCAACCCTGAAGCGTGGGAGTGGTACTACAAAACCATCGGTGAAGAAAAATCCCCTATCGTGGATACTTGGTGGCAAACTGAAACTGGCGGCATCTTGATTACGCCACTGCCAGGTGCAACTGAGCTGAAACCAGGTTCTGCAACACGTCCATTCTTTGGCGTACAACCAGCATTGGTTGATAACATGGGCAACGTTATTGACGGCGCGACAGAAGGTAACCTTGTTATTCTAGATTCGTGGCCAGGTCAGATGCGTACAGTTTACGGTGACCACGACCGCTTTGAACAGACGTACTTCTCAACCTTCAAAGGCATGTACTTTACAGGTGACGGTGCACGCCGTGATGAAGATGGCTACTACTGGATCACAGGCCGTGTAGATGACGTACTGAACGTATCGGGTCACCGTATGGGTACGGCAGAAATTGAATCTGCGCTAGTGGCACACCATAAGATTGCCGAAGCGGCGATTGTAGGTATTCCTCACGACATCAAAGGCCAAGCGATTTATGCTTACATCACGCTAAACGATGGTGAGTTCCCATCTGCAGAACTTCACAAAGAAGTGAAAGACTGGGTTCGTAAAGAGATCGGTCCAATCGCTACGCCAGACGTTCTGCACTGGACAGACTCTCTACCGAAGACTCGTTCAGGTAAGATCATGCGTCGTATCCTACGTAAGATTGCAACAGGTGATACCAGCAACCTAGGCGACACTTCAACGCTGGCAGACCCAAGCGTGGTTGATAAGCTGATTGCCGAAAAAGCCGAGCTTGTTTAA
- the aroQ gene encoding type II 3-dehydroquinate dehydratase, whose translation MTAKLRILVLNGPNLNLLGLREPAHYGSQTLTQIIDSLTEQALNAGVELEHLQSNREYELIEKIHAAYGNVDFIIINPAAFTHTSVALRDALLGVAIPFIEVHLSNVHAREPFRHHSYLSDKAEGVICGLGAQGYEFALSAAITKLQAQ comes from the coding sequence ATGACAGCAAAATTACGCATTCTTGTCTTAAATGGTCCTAATCTCAACCTGTTAGGTCTTCGTGAACCCGCACATTACGGTTCTCAAACCCTAACACAGATTATCGACTCACTCACTGAACAGGCGCTAAATGCGGGCGTCGAACTTGAGCATTTACAGTCTAATCGAGAGTACGAACTGATTGAAAAGATCCACGCAGCTTATGGCAACGTGGATTTTATCATTATTAACCCAGCAGCGTTCACTCATACCAGTGTCGCTCTGCGTGACGCACTGTTAGGCGTTGCTATCCCATTTATCGAAGTACATCTTTCGAATGTACATGCCCGTGAGCCTTTCCGTCACCACTCGTACCTGTCTGATAAAGCAGAAGGCGTGATTTGCGGATTGGGTGCTCAAGGTTACGAATTTGCTTTGTCTGCTGCCATTACTAAACTTCAGGCACAGTAA
- the accB gene encoding acetyl-CoA carboxylase biotin carboxyl carrier protein — protein MDIRKIKKLIELVEESGIAELEISEGEESVRISRNGPVAAPAPVQYAAAPVAPAPVAAVAPAAAPAPAEAAAPAVPAGHQVLSPMVGTFYRSPSPDAKAFVEVGQSVKAGETLCIVEAMKMMNQIEADKSGVVTAILVEDGQAVEFDQPLVVIE, from the coding sequence ATGGATATCCGTAAAATCAAGAAGCTTATCGAACTAGTTGAAGAGTCTGGCATTGCTGAGCTAGAAATCTCTGAAGGTGAAGAGTCGGTACGAATCAGTCGTAATGGCCCAGTAGCAGCACCTGCTCCAGTTCAATATGCGGCAGCGCCTGTAGCTCCGGCTCCTGTTGCAGCAGTAGCTCCAGCGGCAGCACCTGCTCCAGCAGAAGCGGCGGCACCTGCAGTACCAGCAGGCCACCAAGTTCTTTCTCCAATGGTAGGTACTTTCTACCGTTCTCCAAGCCCAGACGCGAAAGCATTCGTAGAAGTTGGTCAATCTGTAAAAGCTGGCGAGACACTATGTATCGTTGAAGCAATGAAGATGATGAACCAAATCGAAGCTGACAAATCTGGTGTTGTTACCGCTATCCTAGTTGAAGATGGTCAAGCAGTTGAATTCGACCAACCACTTGTTGTTATCGAATAA